From the genome of Lotus japonicus ecotype B-129 chromosome 6, LjGifu_v1.2, one region includes:
- the LOC130726726 gene encoding uncharacterized protein LOC130726726, which produces MVIVVNRDLSPKQQRRHTFPPKHPIQKRRWRLRDGATTDVRTSGKLRKSTPCILFMLFPERIAPLERLKILLQSLATCSFIILISHNIYSLEQYQAIITYGELKVSMGCSKGTTLIVLKLSIILLLKFFTCDLRTHLQSICISYKLEMEDE; this is translated from the exons ATGGTTATCGTTGTAAATCGCGACCTCTCGCCGAAGCAGCAGCGGCGCCACACCTTTCCCCCAAAGCATCCAATTCAGAAACGAAGATGGAGACTCCGAGATGGGGCCACTACTGACGTACGCACCTCCGGCAAACTCCGAAAATCCACTCCCTGCATATTGTTTATGTTGTTTCCTGAACGAATTGCTCCACTGGAACGATTGAAAATTCTGCTACAG AGTCTTGCTACATGCAGTTTCATAATCCTCATAAGTCATAATATATATTCATTGGAACAATACCAGGCCATAATTACATATGGAGAACTGAAGGTTTCCATGGGATGTTCAAAGGGAACAACACTAATTGTACTCAAATTGTCTATAATTCTGCTGTTGAAGTTCTTCACTTGCGATTTACGAACACACTTACAA AGTATCTGTATCAGCTACAAACTGGAAATG
- the LOC130723787 gene encoding F-box/kelch-repeat protein At3g23880-like, producing the protein MATRQRLLPSSSDDSLHAPPLPPLPFDLGVEILCRLSVKSLLQLRCVCKSWKTLISDPKFAKHHLLRSSPTDFTRHRLILGYNILPNDRFKFLLKDYPLLSVFNAAMPAPATELGYPLRDNFNLIMDSCDGIVLVCANYKRCIVLWNPSTRRFKELPRLEIPESEVEGASTFITYGFGYDNLADSYKVVAVFYYETDTGGYRKNKTNFEFYKTQVKVHTLGTHSWREIQEFPSCVPFTGAGRFVSGTVNWLVSDESNWFINSLDLGKESYQKLLPPNDGSEPENYLGVLRDCLCVLCGDSKVWNVWLMMEYGNQKSWTKLFSVATELFPYYKGQGLGAIHISEDDQVLVVQFCSELFLYNSKDGTLKSLQIQIPDACISMVSWVYVESLVSPCF; encoded by the coding sequence ATGGCGACACGGCAGCGGTTACTACCGTCCTCTTCCGACGACTCACTCCACGCGCCGCCGCTTCCACCTCTTCCGTTCGACCTTGGTGTGGAAATCCTATGCAGGCTCTCGGTGAAATCGCTGTTGCAACTCCGCTGCGTTTGTAAGTCCTGGAAAACCCTAATCTCTGATCCCAAATTCGCCAAACACCACCTCCTCCGCTCTTCCCCGACGGACTTCACCCGCCACCGCCTCATCTTAGGCTACAACATCCTCCCAAACGACAGATTCAAATTCCTTCTCAAGGATTACCCGCTCCTCTCCGTTTTCAATGCCGCCATGCCTGCACCCGCCACAGAGCTAGGTTACCCTCTTCGTGACAACTTCAATTTGATCATGGACTCTTGCGACGGCATCGTCCTCGTCTGCGCCAATTACAAGAGATGTATTGTTCTATGGAACCCTTCCACTCGGAGATTCAAAGAGTTGCCGCGTTTGGAAATTCCAGAGTCAGAAGTAGAAGGTGCTAGTACTTTCATAACATATGGGTTTGGTTATGATAATCTTGCTGATAGTTACAAAGTAGTTGCAGTTTTCTACTATGAAACTGATACTGGGGGTTacagaaaaaacaaaactaatTTTGAGTTTTACAAAACACAAGTGAAGGTTCATACTTTAGGTACTCATTCTTGGAGGGAGATTCAAGAGTTTCCTTCTTGTGTCCCTTTTACTGGAGCAGGAAGATTTGTGAGTGGCACTGTTAATTGGTTGGTTTCTGATGAGTCCAACTGGTTTATTAATTCTCTTGATTTGGGGAAGGAGAGTTATCAAAAACTTTTGCCTCCTAATGATGGAAGTGAGCCTGAGAATTATTTGGGGGTGTTGAGGGATTGCTTGTGCGTCCTGTGTGGAGATTCTAAGGTTTGGAATGTTTGGCTTATGATGGAGTATGGAAATCAAAAGTCTTGGACTAAACTATTCAGTGTTGCCACCGAACTATTCCCCTATTACAAGGGACAGGGACTTGGTGCAATTCATATTTCTGAGGATGATCAAGTACTGGTGGTGCAGTTCTGTTCAGAgttatttctttacaattcCAAAGACGGCACTTTGAAAAGTCTCCAAATACAAATTCCCGATGCTTGTATTTCTATGGTCTCATGGGTCTATGTAGAAAGTTTGGTATCACCTTGCTTTTGA
- the LOC130723788 gene encoding uncharacterized protein LOC130723788, which translates to MKNRKRSHASSEDVGATEDRHRRLHASSRRGDHAATSQAVEASAPVVSPPSPMIEVPLVDYPPSPTVEIPTVVSPPSPMVESSGEESSGEESSGEESSGEASSGMGGSDEDSIPPPTVDADVLPPEQGAQGGEEDLIQRLPPFSGGPVELSLLTHYADHKAPWAWHALLRTDERYVDRRQLKVATAGGKVWNLACDGDSDMLPTHVSATGCW; encoded by the coding sequence atgaagaacagaaagaggtctcatgcttctagtgaggatgtcggggctactgaggatagacaccggcggttacatgcttctagccggcgcggcgatcatgctgcaacctctcaggcggtggaggcttcagctccagttgtttctccgccgtctcccatgattgaggttcctctggttgattatccgccgtctcccacggttgagatacctacagttgtttctccgccctctcccatggttgagtcatcaggcgaggagtcctcaggcgaggagtcttccggcgaggagtcatcaggcgaggcctcatccggcatgggaggatctgacgaggatagtattcctccgcctactgttgatgctgatgtcctgccgccagagcagggggcacagggtggcgaggaggacctgatccagaggttgccgccgttttcgggggggcctgttgaactatcgctcctcacccattatgctgatcacaaggctccctgggcgtggcatgcactcctacgcacagacgagcggtatgtggaccgtcgacagttgaaggtggccacagctggggggaaggtttggaaccttgcttgtgatggtgattcagacatgctcccaactcatgtatctgcaacaggttgttggtag